Proteins co-encoded in one Diaminobutyricimonas sp. LJ205 genomic window:
- the nrdE gene encoding class 1b ribonucleoside-diphosphate reductase subunit alpha — translation MESAVADLPVIAQAKLDGLDYHALNAMLNLYDADGKIQFDMDREAAKQYFLQHVNQNTVFFHSLKEKLDYLVENDYYEKAVLDQYSFEFIEQLDALAYSKKFRFQTFLGAFKYYTSYTLKTFDGKRYLERFEDRVVMTALGLAAGDEKLATNLVEEIIAGRFQPATPTFLNSGKAQRGELVSCFLLRIEDNMESISRGINSSLQLSKRGGGVALSLSNIRESGAPIKQIENQSSGIIPVMKLLEDSFSYANQLGARQGAGAVYLQAHHPDIMRFLDTKRENADEKIRIKTLSLGVVIPDITFELAKKDEDMYLFSPYDVERVYGVPFGDISITEKYHEMVDDARIKKTKIKARQFFQTLAEIQFESGYPYIMFEDTVNKENPIQGRINMSNLCSEILQVNTPTTYNTDLSYDQIGKDISCNLGSMNIALSMDSPDFAQTVETAIRGLTSVSDQSYIESVRSIADGNDKSHAIGLGQMNLHGYLARERIYYGSEEGIDFTNMYFYAVVYNAIKASNKISIERGKTFEGFENSKYASGEFFDKYTEQVWEPATERVRELFANSTVQLPTQQDWLELKASVQKHGIYNQNLQAVPPTGSISYINHSTSSIHPIASKIEIRKEGKIGRVYYPAPFMTNDNLDYYQDAYEIGYEKIIDTYAAATQHVDQGLSLTLFFKDTATTRDINRAQIYAWRKGIKTIYYIRLRQMALEGTEVDGCVSCML, via the coding sequence TTGGAATCAGCAGTCGCAGACCTCCCGGTAATCGCGCAGGCGAAGCTCGATGGGCTGGACTATCACGCCCTCAACGCGATGCTCAATCTCTATGACGCTGACGGCAAGATCCAGTTCGACATGGACCGCGAGGCGGCCAAGCAGTACTTCCTGCAGCATGTCAACCAGAACACGGTGTTCTTCCACTCCCTCAAGGAGAAGCTCGACTACCTCGTCGAGAACGACTACTACGAGAAGGCCGTCCTCGACCAGTACTCCTTCGAGTTCATCGAGCAGCTCGACGCTCTGGCGTACTCGAAGAAGTTCCGCTTCCAGACCTTCCTCGGCGCGTTCAAGTACTACACCTCGTACACGCTGAAGACCTTCGATGGAAAGCGTTACCTCGAGCGCTTCGAAGACCGCGTCGTGATGACCGCTCTCGGTCTCGCCGCTGGCGACGAGAAGCTCGCCACCAACCTGGTCGAGGAGATCATCGCCGGTCGCTTCCAGCCGGCGACGCCGACCTTCCTGAACTCGGGCAAGGCGCAGCGTGGCGAACTGGTCAGCTGCTTCCTGCTGCGTATCGAAGACAACATGGAGTCGATCTCGCGCGGCATCAACTCGTCGCTGCAGCTGTCGAAGCGCGGCGGTGGCGTTGCCCTGTCGCTGTCGAACATCCGCGAGTCGGGTGCACCGATCAAGCAGATCGAGAACCAGTCATCCGGAATCATCCCGGTCATGAAGCTGCTCGAAGACAGCTTCAGCTACGCCAACCAGCTCGGCGCGCGTCAGGGTGCCGGTGCGGTCTACCTGCAGGCGCACCACCCCGACATCATGCGCTTCCTCGACACCAAGCGTGAGAACGCCGACGAGAAGATCCGCATCAAGACCCTGTCGCTGGGCGTGGTCATCCCCGACATCACCTTCGAGCTCGCGAAGAAGGACGAGGACATGTACCTGTTCTCGCCGTATGACGTCGAGCGTGTGTACGGAGTGCCGTTCGGTGACATCTCGATCACCGAGAAGTACCACGAGATGGTCGATGACGCGCGCATCAAGAAGACCAAGATCAAGGCGCGTCAGTTCTTCCAGACCCTCGCCGAGATCCAGTTCGAGTCGGGCTACCCGTACATCATGTTCGAGGACACGGTGAACAAGGAGAACCCGATCCAGGGCCGGATCAACATGTCCAACCTGTGCTCGGAGATCCTGCAGGTCAACACCCCGACCACGTACAACACCGACCTGTCGTACGACCAGATCGGCAAGGACATCTCCTGCAACCTCGGCTCGATGAACATCGCGCTGTCGATGGACTCGCCGGACTTCGCGCAGACGGTCGAGACGGCGATCCGCGGTCTTACCTCGGTGTCCGACCAGAGCTACATCGAATCGGTGCGTTCGATCGCGGATGGCAACGACAAGTCGCACGCGATCGGCCTCGGCCAGATGAACCTGCACGGCTACCTGGCGCGCGAGCGGATCTACTACGGCTCCGAAGAGGGCATCGACTTCACCAACATGTACTTCTACGCGGTCGTGTACAACGCGATCAAGGCGTCGAACAAGATCTCGATCGAGCGCGGCAAGACCTTCGAGGGCTTCGAGAACTCGAAGTACGCGTCGGGTGAGTTCTTCGACAAGTACACCGAGCAGGTCTGGGAGCCGGCCACCGAGCGCGTTCGCGAACTGTTTGCGAACTCGACCGTGCAGCTGCCCACTCAGCAGGACTGGCTCGAGCTGAAGGCATCCGTCCAGAAGCACGGCATCTACAACCAGAACCTGCAGGCGGTGCCGCCGACCGGCTCGATCTCGTACATCAACCACTCGACCTCGTCGATCCACCCGATCGCGTCGAAGATCGAGATCCGCAAGGAAGGCAAGATCGGCCGCGTCTACTACCCGGCGCCGTTCATGACGAACGACAACCTGGACTACTACCAGGACGCGTACGAGATCGGCTACGAGAAGATCATCGACACCTACGCGGCGGCCACCCAGCACGTCGACCAGGGCTTGTCTCTGACGCTGTTCTTCAAGGACACCGCCACCACCCGTGACATCAACCGTGCGCAGATCTACGCGTGGCGCAAGGGCATCAAGACGATCTACTACATCCGCCTGCGGCAGATGGCGCTCGAGGGCACCGAGGTCGACGGCTGCGTCAGCTGCATGCTCTAA
- the nrdI gene encoding class Ib ribonucleoside-diphosphate reductase assembly flavoprotein NrdI, whose translation MSQLVYFSSVSGNTDRFVKSLGRKATRLPLKTGDDTIRVTEPYVLVLPTYGGGNGKGAVPKQVIKFLNDEKNRSLVRGVIAAGNTNFGTAYCLAGDIVAAKCKVPLLYRFELFGTPDDTRAVTSGLEEFWNQQSQTSR comes from the coding sequence ATGAGCCAGCTGGTCTATTTCTCCAGCGTCTCCGGCAACACCGATCGTTTCGTCAAGAGCCTGGGCCGGAAGGCAACCCGCCTTCCGCTGAAGACTGGCGACGACACGATCCGGGTCACCGAACCCTACGTTCTTGTTCTCCCCACCTACGGTGGCGGAAACGGCAAGGGTGCGGTGCCCAAGCAAGTGATCAAGTTTCTCAACGACGAGAAGAACAGGTCACTGGTGCGCGGCGTGATCGCCGCGGGTAACACCAACTTCGGCACCGCGTATTGCCTTGCCGGCGACATTGTCGCCGCCAAGTGCAAGGTGCCGTTGCTATACCGTTTCGAACTTTTCGGCACACCGGATGACACCCGGGCAGTCACTTCAGGATTGGAAGAATTTTGGAATCAGCAGTCGCAGACCTCCCGGTAA
- the nrdH gene encoding glutaredoxin-like protein NrdH, whose product MAITVYTKPSCVQCTATYRALDSKGIEYEVLDVSTDEQALEAVKSLGYMQAPVVITDDDHWSGFRPDKINELATRLS is encoded by the coding sequence ATGGCAATCACCGTTTACACCAAGCCGTCGTGCGTACAGTGCACGGCCACGTACCGCGCGCTTGACAGCAAGGGAATCGAGTACGAAGTGCTCGATGTTTCGACCGACGAGCAGGCGCTCGAAGCGGTCAAGTCGCTTGGCTACATGCAGGCTCCCGTTGTCATCACCGACGACGACCACTGGTCGGGATTCCGTCCCGACAAGATCAACGAGCTCGCCACGCGCCTGTCCTGA
- a CDS encoding MFS transporter, translating into MSSYMSILRTPGVARIISAQLLARFPSGMLSLAFLLHIEQVLGSYGAAGLVLAATSVGQAVAGPLTSRWMGRWGMRPVITLTLLISLTSMLTIALVEMSLGLYMLVGLICGLSNPPIQPAVRTIYPKLVNSRQLTPLFSLDASAQEIIWVIGPVVTTFIAVQVSTVLAILTAAVFLVAGGAWFLSSPEVGRVRIPRSKRALGKVLTRKPVLLATIVGFFMVGATAAVEASVVAVYGHGGPEAGIILAIWAVGSLAGGLAFGHIPVGPWALARRTFIVFVGIAIAGFFLDFWWLSFALLISGIGLAPALAVMFGIVSASVKFSDTAEAYGWVGTGQLIGAALGSAIAGFAIDSGGASGGFIAAGVLAGLTFLAALLGKPWHPDLRGRDASPMPDTEPVPVQPS; encoded by the coding sequence GTGAGCAGTTACATGAGCATCTTGCGGACGCCTGGCGTGGCGCGCATTATTTCTGCCCAGCTGCTCGCCCGTTTTCCCAGCGGGATGCTCTCGCTCGCGTTCCTGCTTCATATCGAGCAGGTTCTCGGCTCGTACGGTGCCGCCGGGTTGGTGCTCGCCGCCACCAGCGTCGGGCAGGCCGTGGCCGGCCCGCTCACCAGCCGGTGGATGGGCCGGTGGGGAATGCGTCCGGTGATCACGCTCACGCTACTGATCAGCCTGACCTCGATGCTCACCATCGCGCTGGTCGAAATGTCGCTCGGGCTGTACATGCTGGTGGGTCTCATCTGCGGCCTGAGCAACCCGCCGATCCAGCCGGCAGTGCGCACCATCTACCCGAAGCTGGTCAACTCCAGGCAGCTGACGCCGTTGTTCTCGCTGGATGCCTCGGCGCAGGAGATCATCTGGGTGATCGGCCCGGTCGTCACCACGTTCATCGCGGTGCAGGTCTCCACGGTCCTCGCCATCCTGACCGCGGCGGTGTTCCTGGTCGCCGGCGGGGCGTGGTTCCTCTCCTCCCCCGAAGTCGGACGGGTCCGCATCCCGCGCAGCAAGCGCGCGCTGGGCAAGGTGCTCACCCGCAAGCCCGTGCTTCTCGCCACGATCGTCGGCTTCTTCATGGTCGGCGCAACGGCCGCCGTCGAGGCAAGCGTCGTCGCGGTCTACGGCCATGGCGGCCCGGAGGCCGGCATCATCCTGGCGATCTGGGCGGTCGGCTCACTCGCCGGTGGTCTGGCCTTCGGACACATTCCGGTCGGCCCGTGGGCGCTGGCCCGACGCACCTTCATCGTCTTCGTCGGCATCGCGATCGCCGGCTTCTTCCTCGACTTCTGGTGGCTGTCGTTCGCCCTGCTCATCTCGGGCATCGGCCTCGCCCCGGCGCTCGCGGTGATGTTCGGGATCGTCTCGGCCAGCGTAAAGTTCAGCGACACCGCCGAGGCGTACGGCTGGGTCGGTACCGGCCAGCTGATCGGCGCAGCCTTGGGCTCGGCGATTGCCGGCTTCGCGATCGATTCCGGCGGTGCGAGCGGTGGGTTCATCGCCGCAGGAGTGCTCGCCGGGCTGACGTTCCTGGCCGCGCTGCTCGGCAAGCCGTGGCATCCGGATCTCCGCGGCCGGGACGCCAGCCCGATGCCCGACACCGAACCCGTGCCGGTGCAGCCGAGCTAG
- a CDS encoding MFS transporter: MQVQRSKKDGLGRAFGNIFTANLSSSLGDGIYRIAAPLLAVRLTDDPLLISGVAALALLPWLFFAIPAGILIDRIDRRHALAIASGVRTLLAAGLVVLAATGTLTIWWLYLVIFIYGVFETVYDGAIRAVVPSVVPKANLHRANSRIEAGELVVQNFIAAPFTSVLFAVSVLIPLGVNAVVFGVALVLALFLPAAAAGAHRTNPDDAPRVPWYRQFVDGYRFIMANRMLRTLWFLSTFIGICFSAGVSIWVLFVLERLGITEAWFGVFMLAGAVGGILGSMVVGPLKERFGTGMTMAIVNVGCGVTILLAGLWPDVWVAGVMLALSSATVTIWNVLMMSLRQSVIPSRLLGRVHGTWRTLLWGTMPLGSLIGGLLGRIDLTMPLIVGGGCATLAALLYFRFVARLPNPEDVDNGDAAPTPAGLPVREE; the protein is encoded by the coding sequence ATGCAAGTGCAACGGAGCAAGAAAGACGGACTCGGCCGGGCGTTCGGCAACATCTTCACGGCCAACCTGTCGTCGAGTCTCGGCGACGGGATCTACCGGATCGCCGCACCTCTTCTTGCCGTGCGACTTACCGACGACCCGCTGCTGATCTCGGGCGTCGCCGCGCTCGCGTTGTTGCCATGGCTGTTCTTCGCCATCCCGGCTGGCATCCTCATCGACCGGATCGACCGCCGGCACGCCCTCGCGATCGCGAGTGGAGTGCGTACCCTGCTCGCTGCTGGCCTGGTCGTCCTGGCCGCCACCGGGACGCTCACCATCTGGTGGCTGTACCTCGTCATCTTCATCTACGGCGTCTTCGAGACCGTGTACGACGGCGCGATTCGCGCGGTCGTCCCGTCGGTCGTGCCGAAGGCGAACCTGCATCGGGCGAACTCCCGCATCGAGGCAGGCGAGCTCGTCGTGCAGAACTTCATTGCGGCGCCGTTCACCTCGGTGCTGTTCGCGGTGTCGGTGCTCATCCCGCTCGGCGTGAACGCCGTGGTGTTCGGTGTTGCCCTGGTTCTCGCGCTGTTCCTGCCCGCTGCCGCCGCCGGTGCGCACCGCACCAATCCGGACGACGCGCCGCGAGTGCCCTGGTACCGGCAGTTCGTGGACGGCTACCGCTTCATCATGGCCAACCGGATGCTGCGGACCCTGTGGTTCCTCAGCACGTTCATCGGCATCTGCTTCTCGGCGGGCGTCTCAATCTGGGTGCTGTTCGTGCTCGAGCGCCTCGGCATCACCGAGGCCTGGTTCGGGGTGTTCATGCTGGCCGGCGCGGTTGGCGGCATCCTCGGCAGCATGGTGGTCGGTCCGCTCAAGGAGCGGTTCGGCACCGGGATGACGATGGCCATCGTGAACGTCGGCTGCGGTGTGACCATCCTGCTCGCCGGCCTCTGGCCCGATGTCTGGGTCGCCGGTGTGATGCTGGCGCTGTCGTCGGCCACGGTCACGATCTGGAACGTGCTGATGATGTCGCTGCGGCAGAGTGTGATCCCGAGCCGGCTGCTCGGCCGGGTGCACGGCACCTGGCGGACCCTGCTCTGGGGGACCATGCCGCTCGGCTCGCTGATCGGTGGCTTACTCGGCCGGATCGACCTCACCATGCCGCTGATCGTCGGCGGCGGCTGCGCCACCCTCGCCGCGTTGCTGTACTTCCGCTTCGTCGCCCGGCTGCCCAACCCCGAGGATGTCGACAACGGCGACGCGGCTCCGACCCCCGCCGGACTTCCCGTGCGCGAGGAGTAG
- a CDS encoding alpha/beta fold hydrolase gives MGWFDRLSRPKAPLLHIARDEGHGPVVILVHGIASSSVTFEYLVPMLAERRRVISIDVLGFGESPSPAGANYTMEEHFQALDRTIRSLKLKHPFVLVGHSLGSLIAARYAAVRKKNLTKLVLVAPPIYVPPTAVSDPRDRAAMGLYMKMYEYLRENKDFTIRTAAQLGRLSPIKNVLDVSERNWVAFVNTLENAIESQTSISDIAAAQVPVQIVYGTLDPFLTPGGLRIVEQMRHVTTHKVEANDHVIRRRLARVVNAAVG, from the coding sequence GTGGGTTGGTTCGACAGGCTCAGCAGGCCGAAGGCTCCGCTGCTGCACATCGCTCGCGACGAGGGCCATGGTCCCGTCGTGATCCTCGTGCACGGTATCGCGTCTTCCTCGGTCACTTTCGAGTACCTGGTTCCGATGCTCGCGGAGCGGCGCCGGGTGATCTCGATCGACGTGCTCGGTTTCGGGGAATCGCCGTCGCCCGCCGGCGCGAACTACACCATGGAGGAGCACTTCCAGGCGCTGGATCGCACGATCCGCTCACTGAAGCTGAAGCATCCGTTCGTCCTCGTCGGACACTCGCTCGGCAGCCTGATCGCCGCCCGCTATGCCGCCGTGCGCAAGAAGAACCTCACCAAACTGGTGCTCGTCGCGCCGCCGATCTACGTGCCGCCGACCGCGGTGTCCGACCCGCGGGACCGGGCAGCGATGGGCCTCTATATGAAGATGTACGAGTACCTGCGCGAAAACAAGGACTTCACCATCCGTACCGCTGCCCAACTCGGTCGGCTGTCTCCCATCAAGAACGTGCTGGACGTGTCCGAGCGCAACTGGGTGGCGTTCGTGAACACGCTGGAGAACGCCATCGAGTCGCAGACCAGCATCAGCGATATCGCGGCCGCGCAGGTGCCGGTCCAGATCGTGTACGGCACCCTCGATCCGTTCCTGACGCCAGGTGGCCTGCGCATCGTCGAGCAGATGCGGCACGTGACCACGCACAAGGTCGAGGCGAACGACCATGTCATCCGGCGGCGGCTCGCACGAGTGGTGAACGCGGCGGTCGGCTGA
- a CDS encoding DUF4349 domain-containing protein has protein sequence MRRVLVAAAVLIGALSLSGCVASPMNGSGSDSGGVTSEEFAPGVPAPDGPVRDSDGSTVDQSARDREIIMTGQMTVVVDEPTDAADEATDIVEAADGRIDSRTERAATEQNRGSATLLMRIPADRLTAVLEDIEALGDPRETSISSEDVTVVTQDLDARITALQASVDRLLALMATATDTSTLIEVEQALSSRQAELESLQSQRRYYSDQVALATITLNLVSEQEAVPEQPDTFLSGLIAGWEALVGFFGGLLVLAGVLLPWLVVLGVLALLVIFIVRTTRRRTVASTPVENVE, from the coding sequence ATGAGGCGAGTACTGGTTGCGGCGGCCGTGCTGATCGGAGCACTGAGTCTGAGCGGCTGCGTTGCCAGCCCGATGAACGGCAGCGGTTCAGACTCGGGCGGGGTGACATCCGAGGAATTCGCGCCGGGCGTGCCCGCTCCCGACGGTCCAGTGCGGGACAGCGACGGGTCCACCGTCGACCAGTCCGCGCGCGATCGCGAGATCATCATGACCGGCCAGATGACGGTGGTCGTCGACGAGCCGACGGATGCCGCGGACGAAGCCACCGACATCGTCGAGGCCGCCGACGGGCGCATCGACAGCCGCACCGAACGAGCCGCCACCGAGCAGAACCGCGGCAGCGCCACTCTCCTGATGCGGATCCCCGCCGACCGGCTGACGGCGGTGCTCGAGGACATCGAGGCGCTCGGCGATCCGCGGGAGACCTCGATCTCGAGCGAGGACGTGACCGTCGTCACCCAGGACCTCGATGCCCGGATCACTGCGCTCCAGGCATCCGTCGACCGGCTGCTGGCGCTGATGGCCACCGCGACCGACACCAGCACCCTGATCGAGGTCGAGCAGGCGCTGTCCAGCCGGCAGGCGGAACTGGAGAGCCTGCAGTCGCAGCGCCGGTACTACTCCGACCAGGTCGCGCTCGCGACCATCACCCTGAACCTGGTCTCCGAGCAGGAGGCCGTGCCCGAGCAGCCGGACACGTTCCTCTCGGGTCTGATCGCCGGCTGGGAAGCGCTCGTCGGCTTCTTCGGCGGACTGCTGGTGCTGGCCGGAGTGCTGCTGCCGTGGCTGGTCGTGCTCGGTGTGCTCGCCCTGCTGGTGATCTTCATCGTGCGGACGACCCGGCGGCGCACGGTGGCATCAACGCCCGTGGAGAACGTCGAGTAG
- a CDS encoding DUF488 domain-containing protein gives MAVRLKRVYDDADEADGFRVLVDRLWPRGVTKERASVDLWLKDVAPSPELRKDWHHHPEQWDDFAARYRAELEDNPAVAELERLTREHPTLTLLYGAKDPVVNHARVLLDVLHGR, from the coding sequence ATGGCGGTGCGGCTGAAACGCGTGTACGACGACGCCGATGAGGCGGACGGTTTCCGGGTGTTGGTCGACCGGCTCTGGCCCCGCGGAGTCACCAAGGAGCGGGCATCCGTCGACCTCTGGCTGAAGGATGTCGCGCCGAGTCCCGAGCTGCGCAAAGACTGGCATCACCATCCCGAGCAGTGGGACGACTTCGCCGCCCGCTACCGCGCCGAGCTCGAGGACAACCCCGCGGTCGCCGAGCTTGAGCGGCTCACGCGCGAGCACCCGACGCTGACCCTGCTCTACGGCGCGAAAGACCCGGTGGTCAACCACGCGCGGGTGCTACTCGACGTTCTCCACGGGCGTTGA
- a CDS encoding ABATE domain-containing protein yields MTEYVGGAPIRGEALALDLMNTWFAVRGKERDGIRSAADLDAWIAQLEPRLIAKGASDAAAVAATDADVDRFKALRAAARGVARAAVDGVAANPSHIAAINAASQAAPRWAAFTPGVGVDGSWLRSEQFGSGGLEQVFAALATDAIDLITGDQRARLRACQAPGCPLFYLKDHPRREWCSPACGARVRAARAYRKRMAALSAG; encoded by the coding sequence ATGACCGAGTACGTGGGTGGTGCGCCGATCCGCGGCGAAGCCCTCGCGCTGGACTTGATGAACACGTGGTTCGCCGTCCGCGGGAAAGAGCGGGACGGCATCCGCTCGGCTGCTGATCTCGACGCCTGGATCGCACAGCTTGAACCGCGGCTGATTGCGAAGGGCGCATCGGATGCCGCGGCCGTCGCCGCAACGGACGCCGACGTCGACCGGTTCAAGGCGCTGCGCGCCGCCGCTCGGGGCGTGGCGCGTGCCGCCGTTGACGGGGTTGCAGCGAATCCCTCGCACATTGCAGCGATCAACGCGGCGTCCCAGGCAGCACCCCGGTGGGCTGCTTTCACGCCAGGCGTCGGGGTTGACGGCAGCTGGCTGCGATCGGAACAGTTCGGCTCCGGGGGGCTGGAGCAGGTGTTCGCGGCGCTCGCCACCGACGCCATCGACCTGATCACTGGCGACCAACGCGCCCGGTTGCGTGCCTGCCAGGCGCCAGGGTGTCCGCTGTTCTACCTCAAAGATCACCCGCGTCGCGAATGGTGCTCTCCCGCTTGCGGCGCGCGAGTGCGTGCCGCCCGCGCCTATCGCAAGCGCATGGCGGCGCTCTCCGCTGGCTGA
- a CDS encoding carboxymuconolactone decarboxylase family protein, whose amino-acid sequence MTRIATVDPAAATGSAAPMLEAVQKGMGMVPNMAQAMATAPAVLKGYLGLNAALSGGVLSAATRESLALAIGEQNECSYCLSAHTQTAPGAGLSTADINAARRGESSDPKIQGALTFARAVNAGRGEVSEADVAAARAAGLSDAELAEVVGAVGLNTLTNFFNKAMATDIEFPVVTPGEFTEDAAA is encoded by the coding sequence ATGACTCGCATCGCCACCGTTGACCCCGCCGCCGCTACCGGCTCCGCCGCTCCCATGCTCGAAGCCGTGCAGAAGGGGATGGGCATGGTGCCGAACATGGCACAGGCGATGGCGACCGCTCCCGCCGTGCTCAAGGGATACCTCGGCCTGAACGCCGCGCTGAGCGGTGGCGTGCTGTCGGCCGCCACGCGTGAGAGCCTGGCGCTCGCCATCGGCGAGCAGAACGAGTGCTCGTACTGCCTGTCCGCGCACACCCAGACCGCGCCGGGCGCCGGCCTGAGCACCGCCGACATCAATGCCGCCCGCCGCGGTGAGTCGAGTGACCCGAAGATCCAGGGTGCCTTGACGTTCGCCCGCGCCGTGAACGCGGGACGCGGCGAGGTGTCCGAGGCGGATGTCGCCGCCGCACGGGCTGCGGGACTGTCCGACGCCGAGCTGGCCGAGGTCGTCGGTGCGGTTGGGCTCAACACCCTGACCAACTTCTTCAACAAGGCAATGGCGACCGATATCGAGTTCCCGGTCGTCACCCCGGGTGAGTTCACCGAGGATGCCGCGGCGTAA
- a CDS encoding acyl-CoA dehydrogenase family protein has product MPEVIKQPVSDQPATNQPPPRVDVDEFGLNRPLVEGVAHFDAAWALGQLRETGRLVGSAVFQHDAELANQVPPVLHTHDRYGTRIDEVQYHPAYHRIIREALAHGAHSAAWTDPRPGANVARAATFMLFAQVEPGHACPVSMTHAAVPVLQNAPAELRDEWMPRALSRDYDATLSLSKTSALFGMAMTEKQGGSDVRANTTSAVDARDGSWLIDGHKWFCSAPMSDAFLVLAQTDQGLGCFLVPRVLPDGARNPFLIQRLKDKLGNHSNASSEVEFQATTGYLIGEEGSGIRTIIEMVARTRLDCVLGSAAGMRQAVAEAIWHVRHRSAFGAHLIDQPVMTAVIADLALESEAATATALRLARAHDADASDDEKAFRRLATAVAKYWVCKRGPGHAYEALECLGGNGYTEAFPLARRYREQPVMAIWEGSGNVIALDVLRALRDRQTTKAFTTEVSLASGAHPLLDALISRVQHMLDDPDVSASPRARLLVELLALALQASLLVRYAPTAVSDAFVGARLGADRAGLYGTLPAGSDLRGILDRH; this is encoded by the coding sequence ATGCCCGAGGTCATCAAGCAACCCGTCAGCGATCAACCGGCCACCAATCAGCCGCCGCCGCGCGTTGATGTAGACGAGTTCGGCCTGAACCGGCCACTCGTCGAGGGCGTCGCCCACTTCGACGCGGCCTGGGCGCTCGGCCAGCTGCGCGAGACCGGACGACTGGTCGGCTCCGCGGTGTTCCAGCATGATGCCGAACTGGCCAACCAGGTGCCACCGGTGCTGCACACCCATGACCGCTACGGCACCCGCATCGACGAGGTGCAGTACCACCCGGCGTATCACCGCATCATCCGCGAGGCGCTCGCGCATGGAGCGCACTCCGCCGCCTGGACCGACCCGCGACCCGGCGCGAACGTCGCCCGCGCCGCCACCTTCATGCTCTTCGCGCAGGTCGAGCCCGGGCATGCCTGCCCGGTTTCGATGACCCATGCGGCGGTGCCCGTGCTGCAGAACGCGCCGGCCGAACTGCGGGATGAATGGATGCCCCGGGCCCTCAGCCGCGACTACGACGCCACCCTCTCCCTGTCGAAGACCTCCGCCCTGTTCGGCATGGCGATGACCGAGAAACAGGGCGGCTCCGACGTACGAGCGAACACCACAAGCGCCGTCGACGCCCGCGACGGGAGCTGGCTGATCGACGGCCATAAGTGGTTCTGCAGCGCACCGATGTCGGATGCCTTCCTGGTGCTCGCGCAGACCGACCAGGGCCTCGGATGCTTCCTGGTGCCGCGCGTGCTGCCCGATGGCGCCCGGAATCCGTTTCTCATCCAACGACTCAAAGACAAGCTCGGCAACCACTCGAACGCGTCGAGCGAAGTCGAGTTCCAGGCGACCACCGGCTACCTGATCGGCGAGGAAGGCAGCGGCATCCGCACCATCATCGAGATGGTTGCGCGCACTCGGCTGGACTGCGTCCTCGGCAGCGCGGCCGGCATGCGGCAGGCGGTGGCCGAGGCGATCTGGCACGTGCGGCACCGGTCGGCGTTCGGCGCGCACCTGATCGACCAGCCGGTGATGACCGCCGTGATCGCCGACCTTGCGCTCGAGTCCGAGGCGGCCACCGCGACCGCGCTGCGGCTCGCCCGCGCGCATGACGCGGATGCCTCGGACGATGAGAAGGCGTTCCGTCGGCTGGCCACCGCGGTGGCCAAGTATTGGGTCTGCAAGCGTGGGCCCGGCCACGCCTATGAGGCGCTCGAATGTCTCGGCGGCAACGGCTACACCGAGGCGTTCCCGCTCGCCCGCCGCTACCGGGAGCAACCGGTGATGGCGATCTGGGAGGGCTCCGGCAACGTGATCGCCCTCGATGTGCTGCGCGCACTGCGCGATCGGCAAACCACCAAAGCCTTCACGACCGAGGTCTCGCTGGCTTCCGGCGCACACCCGTTGCTGGACGCGCTGATCAGCCGGGTGCAGCACATGTTGGACGACCCGGATGTCTCCGCCTCACCGCGCGCGCGGCTGCTGGTCGAACTGCTCGCCCTTGCCCTGCAGGCGTCGTTGCTCGTGCGGTACGCGCCGACCGCGGTGTCGGATGCTTTCGTGGGCGCCCGGCTCGGCGCGGACCGTGCCGGACTGTACGGCACCCTGCCGGCCGGCAGCGACCTGCGCGGCATCCTCGACCGGCACTGA